The following coding sequences lie in one Candidatus Nitrospira nitrificans genomic window:
- a CDS encoding histidinol-phosphatase, whose protein sequence is MKEKNHRLAAIFRSMADLLSSQRANPYRVRAYRRAADALLAIEEDVSTVADRQGLEEIDGIGTDLAKKIEEFLATGTIRAYEELKTPLPPEVQNWVTLPGLSDSLVTYLYFRLGIRTLPDLDQLVRSHLIRTLPNFSGSEEQLLQAVQRRMQNPGS, encoded by the coding sequence ATGAAAGAGAAGAATCATCGACTGGCCGCGATCTTCCGATCAATGGCCGACCTCTTGTCCTCCCAACGGGCCAACCCCTATCGAGTGCGGGCCTATCGACGGGCTGCGGATGCTCTGCTTGCAATCGAGGAAGATGTGTCGACCGTGGCTGACCGCCAAGGGCTCGAGGAAATTGACGGGATTGGGACCGATCTAGCAAAAAAGATCGAAGAGTTTCTTGCGACGGGGACCATCCGTGCCTATGAAGAGCTTAAAACCCCGCTCCCGCCGGAAGTACAGAACTGGGTGACGCTTCCCGGGCTCTCTGATTCACTCGTGACCTATCTCTACTTCCGACTCGGGATACGGACGCTTCCCGATCTCGACCAGCTCGTCCGATCGCACCTGATTCGCACGTTGCCGAACTTCTCAGGATCGGAAGAGCAGCTGCTGCAGGCCGTTCAGCGTCGAATGCAGAATCCCGGTTCTTAA
- the thiS gene encoding sulfur carrier protein ThiS, translating to MQDAIHIHVNGEARTWRNGATVADLLQDLGLQTERVAVELNLEIIDRAAFGRRLLKNGDRVEILGFIGGGSF from the coding sequence GTGCAGGATGCAATCCACATCCATGTCAATGGAGAGGCGCGGACTTGGCGCAACGGCGCAACGGTTGCCGATCTGTTGCAAGACCTGGGTCTGCAAACGGAGCGGGTGGCGGTCGAGCTGAACCTTGAAATCATCGACCGGGCGGCCTTTGGCCGACGGTTGCTCAAAAATGGGGATCGGGTCGAGATTCTCGGGTTTATCGGCGGCGGGTCATTTTGA
- a CDS encoding thiazole synthase has product MADDRLIIAGREFTSRLWVGTGKYKDFVETKKAIEVSGADVVTVAVRRVNITDRSKDNLLDYIDPKKYTILPNTAGCYTVEDAVRYSRLARAAGVSDLVKLEVLGDERTLFPDTAGLIEAAKILVKEGFIVLPYTNDDPIVAQKLVDVGCPAVMPLAAPIGSGLGIRNPYNLKIIMEMIKVPIIVDAGVGTASDAAFAMELGADAVLMNTAIAGAQDPIAMAEAMKYAVHAGRLAYKAGRIPRKLYATASSPIEGML; this is encoded by the coding sequence ATGGCGGACGATCGGCTGATCATCGCGGGGCGTGAGTTCACATCCCGTTTATGGGTCGGGACGGGGAAATATAAGGACTTTGTCGAGACAAAAAAGGCGATCGAGGTCTCCGGCGCCGATGTCGTAACGGTTGCGGTGCGGCGAGTGAATATCACCGATCGATCGAAAGACAATCTGCTCGATTACATCGATCCGAAGAAATATACGATCTTGCCGAACACGGCCGGATGCTACACGGTGGAAGATGCGGTTCGGTATTCTCGTTTGGCGCGTGCGGCCGGGGTCTCCGATTTGGTGAAGCTGGAAGTGCTCGGCGACGAGAGGACCTTGTTCCCCGATACGGCCGGATTGATCGAAGCGGCAAAGATTCTCGTCAAAGAAGGTTTTATCGTGTTGCCCTATACGAATGACGATCCCATCGTCGCTCAAAAGCTTGTCGACGTTGGCTGTCCAGCGGTCATGCCGTTGGCGGCACCGATCGGATCAGGACTCGGGATCCGCAATCCCTATAATCTCAAAATCATTATGGAGATGATCAAGGTGCCGATCATCGTGGATGCCGGTGTCGGGACTGCTTCCGATGCTGCATTTGCGATGGAATTGGGCGCAGATGCGGTGCTCATGAATACAGCCATCGCGGGCGCGCAGGATCCGATCGCCATGGCGGAAGCGATGAAGTACGCCGTGCATGCCGGTCGCCTGGCCTATAAGGCCGGTCGCATTCCCAGGAAACTCTATGCAACGGCGAGCAGTCCGATCGAGGGAATGTTGTAA